A stretch of Triticum aestivum cultivar Chinese Spring chromosome 1D, IWGSC CS RefSeq v2.1, whole genome shotgun sequence DNA encodes these proteins:
- the LOC123164601 gene encoding keratin, type II cytoskeletal 1, with protein MRGGGLLRALAGRLRAALVGRIRYGGGRAHGGGGGPAARGGHVVRTDGSTGETGRGSYQGGGSYGGRSSEGGQGSYQAGGSCGGRTGEGGQGSYQAGGSYGRRSGGDGTGHGHGGSARGGRGARGSEHEQANGFWGGLRRRLKKTLDERDLLENLEELNYQVERIERIQNLPERIAAIGQKFHDHWVTVSLAFSTMYATVSGKVQDQAVSVKAKMIDQAVSVKAKMIGVKDKLKERLSPQKVRPNDDQPEDEPIAIPLATDFSP; from the exons ATGCGCGGCGGCGGGCTGCTCCGGGCCCTGGCGGGCAGGTTGCGCGCGGCCCTCGTCGGCCGCATCCGCTACGGCGGTGGCCGGGCCCACGGCGGAGGTGGCGGCCCGGCTGCGAGGGGAGGTCACGTGGTGAGGACCGATGGATCCACCGGCGAGACCGGGCGGGGCTCGTACCAGGGGGGAGGCTCGTACGGCGGGAGGAGCAGCGAGGGCGGGCAGGGCTCGTACCAGGCGGGAGGCTCTTGCGGCGGGAGGACCGGCGAGGGCGGGCAGGGCTCATACCAGGCAGGAGGCTCATACGGCAGGAGGTCCGGCGGAGACGGCACCGGGCATGGACACGGAGGGAGCGCACGGGGTGGGCGCGGCGCGCGCGGATCAGAGCATGAGCAGGCCAACGGTTTCTGGGGAGGCCTTCGGCGCCGCCTGAAGAAG ACGCTTGATGAGCGTGACCTGCTGGAGAACCTCGAGGAGCTGAATTACCAAGTGGAG CGAATCGAAAGGATCCAAAACTTGCCGGAGAGGATCGCAGCCATTGGGCAGAAGTTCCATGATCACTGGGTTACGGTCAGCCTTGCCTTCAGCACAATGTATGCAACTGTATCAGGAAAGGTCCAGGACCAGGCCGTTTCAGTGAAGGCCAAGATGATTGACCAGGCTGTTTCAGTGAAGGCCAAGATGATTGGGGTGAAGGATAAACTGAAGGAAAGGCTCTCTCCGCAGAAGGTCAGACCGAACGACGATCAGCCGGAAGATGAACCTATTGCCATACCATTGGCAACAGATTTCTCTCCATGA